One genomic segment of Coffea arabica cultivar ET-39 chromosome 6e, Coffea Arabica ET-39 HiFi, whole genome shotgun sequence includes these proteins:
- the LOC113695834 gene encoding protein SUPPRESSOR OF MAX2 1A-like: MRAGLNTIQQTLTPEAASVLNHSIAEAGRRNHGQTTPLHVAATLLASPSGFLRQACIRSHPNSSHPLQCRALELCFSVALERLPTAQNMAPGMEPPISNALMAALKRAQAHQRRGCPEQQQQPLLAVKVELEQLIISILDDPSVSRVMREASFSSPAVKATIEQTLNSTNSHHHPHGNVNLGTFGGIGGPKILTAPSPTPVPPPASSTAIPMPNRHMYLNPRLVEGAAGQLGSQRNEEVKKVLDILSRSKKRNPVLVGEGEPQAVVKELLRRIEKGDLGSEGVLKNLQVISIEKELPWEKNQIAEKMKELGGLIESRLNGNGGIILDLGDLKWLVEQPGGSYGGTGGVQRPQQQVVSEAGRAAVVEMGKLLTRCGENNSASKIWLIGTATCETYLRCQVYHPTMENDWDLQAVPIAPRSPMPGMFPRLGTDRILGNHVEPLNALKSLPTMNPALSRVVTENQDPSRRTSCCPHCLEKFEQELKLLKRQFENLAPENKSESAKAPLPQWLQNAKLSNGDDKMTDQSQRKESELLLKQKTQELQRKWNESCLRMHPNYHQNVNSEKIASLALPTMGLYNPNLLLRQPLPPKLQPTRVFCDALQMNRNQVTVQPLDRLATPNQLAVQLSNRVDTPPGSPVRTELALGRKVTETTPEKTSETGENHVKDLLGSLCSAPETKLLDKFASALDADTFKKLLKGLMAKAWWQQEAASAVASAVTRCRLGNGKRRGSASKGDVWLLFTGPDRIAKRKMASVLSEHVCGASPIMVSLGSRRDGAEPDTMFRGKTALDRIVEAVRRNPFSVIMLEDIDEADMLMRGNIKRAMERGRLTDSHGREISLGNVIFILTGNWSTISSDNSVDERKLASLASDNWQLKLSMGEKNAKRRAPWLRDGDRMTKPRIEVGSGLSFDLNQAAADGEDDRTDGSHNSSDLTVDHDEEHGLEGSRQFSITSVPHELVDLADDTIVFKPVDMAFVRREIRKTIATKFSMVVVDDRVCIEVGEDATERILGGLWHGRSSLEEWVEKALAPSFEELKARIPSSTAETTSVELQLELNPSLDCRSNGDLLPSKVAVSNG, encoded by the exons ATGAGGGCAGGGTTGAATACTATCCAACAGACCCTGACCCCAGAAGCAGCCAGCGTGCTCAACCACTCTATAGCGGAGGCTGGCCGCCGGAATCACGGCCAAACTACTCCCCTGCATGTGGCGGCGACGCTTTTGGCCTCCCCATCTGGGTTTTTAAGGCAGGCATGTATTCGTTCTCATCCCAATTCTTCGCATCCTCTGCAGTGCAGAGCTTTGGAGCTGTGCTTTAGCGTGGCATTAGAGCGGCTCCCAACAGCCCAGAACATGGCTCCTGGGATGGAGCCGCCGATTTCTAATGCGCTAATGGCAGCTCTGAAGCGGGCTCAGGCGCATCAGAGGCGTGGTTGCCCCGAGCAGCAACAACAGCCGCTTTTGGCGGTAAAAGTTGAGCTGGAACAGTTGATAATTTCGATCTTGGATGACCCAAGTGTGAGCAGAGTGATGCGGGAGGCGAGTTTTTCTAGTCCTGCAGTTAAGGCCACCATTGAGCAGACGTTGAATTCGACCAATTCGCATCATCATCCTCACGGCAATGTTAATTTGGGAACGTTCGGGGGGATTGGAGGCCCTAAAATACTCACAGCTCCGAGCCCGACTCCGGTGCCACCTCCAGCCTCATCAACTGCTATTCCAATGCCCAATCGGCACATGTACCTGAATCCAAGACTCGTCGAAGGGGCTGCTGGGCAATTGGGTAGTCAGAGGAATGAAGAAGTGAAGaaagttttggatattttatcgagaagcaagaaaagaaatccTGTTTTGGTAGGGGAAGGCGAGCCACAGGCCGTGGTGAAGGAGCTGCTGAGGAGGATTGAGAAAGGAGATTTGGGTAGTGAGGGGGTTCTAAAGAATCTTCAGGTTATCTCCATCGAGAAAGAACTTCCTTGGGAAAAGAATCAGATAGCCGAGAAAATGAAGGAATTGGGAGGGCTAATTGAGAGCAGGCTAAATGGAAATGGTGGAATTATTCTTGATTTGGGGGATTTGAAATGGCTTGTGGAGCAGCCTGGTGGGAGTTATGGTGGTACTGGTGGGGTTCAGCGGCCTCAGCAGCAGGTGGTTTCCGAGGCCGGCAGGGCGGCCGTGGTGGAAATGGGGAAGTTATTGACCAGGTGTGGGGAAAATAATAGTGCTAGTAAGATTTGGTTGATTGGAACTGCAACTTGCGAGACTTATTTGAGGTGCCAAGTTTATCATCCTACCATGGAAAATGATTGGGATCTGCAGGCAGTCCCTATAGCTCCCAGATCGCCTATGCCGGGGATGTTCCCGAG GTTGGGAACTGATAGAATTCTGGGCAATCACGTTGAGCCTCTAAATGCATTGAAGAGTCTCCCAACTATGAATCCTGCTTTGTCAAGGGTTGTTACGGAGAACCAGGATCCTTCCCGCAGAACCTCCTGCTGTCCTCACTGTCTAGAGAAATTTGAACAAGAGCTAAAACTTCTGAAGAGGCAGTTTGAGAATTTAGCCCCCGAAAATAAATCAGAATCAGCTAAGGCTCCTCTGCCACAATGGTTGCAGAATGCGAAACTCAGTAATGGTGACGATAAAATGACAGATCAGTCTCAG AGGAAGGAATCAGAATTGCTTTTAAAGCAGAAGACTCAAGAATTACAGAGGAAATGGAACGAGTCGTGCTTGCGCATGCATCCTAACTATCATCAAAACGTGAACTCAGAGAAAATTGCTTCTCTAGCTCTCCCCACTATGGGCTTATATAACCCAAACCTACTTTTACGCCAACCTCTTCCACCAAAGTTACAGCCTACAAGGGTGTTTTGCGACGCATTGCAAATGAATCGAAATCAAGTGACTGTTCAACCTTTGGATCGTCTTGCTACTCCAAATCAATTGGCCGTCCAACTTTCAAATCGTGTTGATACCCCTCCTGGAAGCCCTGTGAGAACAGAACTGGCTCTTGGACGGAAAGTCACTGAAACAACCCCTGAGAAGACTAGTGAGACCGGCGAAAACCATGTAAAAGACTTGTTGGGCAGCCTATGCTCTGCACCTGAGACAAAATTGCTTGACAAATTTGCTAGTGCATTAGATGCTGATACATTCAAAAAGCTTCTCAAGGGTCTCATGGCGAAAGCTTGGTGGCAGCAAGAAGCAGCCTCTGCTGTGGCTTCAGCTGTGACGCGTTGCCGGTTGGGCAATGGGAAACGGCGGGGTTCTGCATCAAAGGGTGATGTGTGGTTGTTGTTCACGGGTCCTGACAGAATTGCAAAAAGAAAGATGGCATCTGTTCTTTCAGAGCATGTTTGTGGTGCAAGTCCAATAATGGTATCTCTTGGTTCGCGACGGGATGGTGCAGAGCCAGATACAATGTTCCGTGGGAAGACTGCACTGGATCGAATTGTTGAGGCTGTTCGAAGAAATCCATTCTCGGTTATTATGCTGGAAGATATTGATGAAGCAGATATGCTGATGCGCGGGAACATAAAACGGGCAATGGAGAGGGGCAGGCTCACTGATTCTCATGGCCGTGAAATTAGTCTTGGTAATGTCATATTCATTCTCACTGGAAATTGGTCAACAATCAGTAGCGACAATTCAGTTGATGAGAGGAAGCTTGCCTCTCTAGCAAGTGATAATTGGCAGCTAAAGCTATCAATGGGCGAAAAGAATGCAAAGCGAAGAGCGCCCTGGTTACGAGATGGGGACAGAATGACGAAACCTAGAATAGAAGTGGGTTCTGGTCTTTCTTTCGACCTCAATCAAGCAGCAGCAGACGGTGAAGATGATAGAACAGATGGATCTCACAATTCAAGTGACCTCACAGTTGATCACGACGAAGAGCACGGCCTTGAAGGCAGCAGGCAATTCTCCATTACGTCAGTGCCTCATGAGCTGGTGGATTTAGCAGATGATACCATAGTGTTTAAGCCTGTGGATATGGCCTTTGTTCGTCGTGAGATCAGGAAAACCATTGCTACGAAATTCTCCATGGTTGTAGTGGATGACAGGGTGTGCATTGA